Proteins encoded within one genomic window of Salipaludibacillus agaradhaerens:
- a CDS encoding YgaP family membrane protein, with amino-acid sequence MFRPNIGTLNALIRITFGLTLVSWGAAALAKPTYRRQSSPLMSVIFGSMSVAEGITRFCPFVYMYEGYTKEMDDFEEDFSPVNPS; translated from the coding sequence ATGTTTAGACCGAATATTGGAACACTTAATGCGCTAATTAGAATCACTTTTGGACTAACACTAGTCAGTTGGGGAGCTGCTGCCTTAGCTAAGCCAACGTACAGACGACAATCATCACCCTTAATGAGTGTTATCTTTGGATCAATGTCCGTCGCAGAAGGTATTACCCGATTTTGCCCATTTGTCTACATGTACGAAGGATATACAAAAGAGATGGATGACTTTGAGGAAGATTTTTCTCCTGTCAATCCCTCATAG
- a CDS encoding pentapeptide repeat-containing protein codes for MSHYPSTNMGADCTSCFGLCCVALPYAKSADFPCNKDSGVPCENLGTDFRCGIHNNLRSKGFRGCSVYECYGAGQKVSQFTYNGIDWRTNSELAKEMFLVFPIMQQLYEMLYYIDEALCREEAQPLHHDLKKLFKDTVRLTNLKGTVILTLDVQRHRVKVNEFLLKTSELVRKEKIIKETKQKRVSDFIGANLRRENLCGRDLRGALLIAADLRDADLSYTDLIGADMRDADIRGANLTGSLFLTQAQINSAKGNKHTKLPSSLNKPDHWLI; via the coding sequence ATGTCACATTACCCCTCAACAAATATGGGTGCTGATTGTACAAGCTGTTTTGGCTTGTGTTGTGTAGCCTTACCTTATGCAAAGTCAGCAGATTTTCCATGTAATAAAGATAGCGGAGTGCCTTGTGAAAATTTGGGGACAGATTTTCGTTGTGGCATTCACAACAATTTAAGATCAAAGGGATTTCGTGGCTGTTCGGTATATGAATGCTATGGAGCGGGTCAAAAAGTCTCACAATTCACTTATAATGGGATCGATTGGCGAACTAATTCAGAATTAGCTAAAGAAATGTTTCTGGTTTTTCCGATTATGCAACAACTATATGAAATGCTTTACTACATAGATGAAGCACTTTGTAGAGAAGAAGCGCAACCTCTTCATCATGACTTAAAGAAGCTGTTTAAGGATACAGTACGTCTCACTAATCTTAAAGGGACTGTTATACTTACTCTTGATGTTCAACGTCATAGAGTGAAAGTGAATGAATTCCTTTTAAAAACAAGTGAATTAGTAAGAAAAGAAAAAATAATAAAAGAGACGAAACAGAAGAGAGTAAGTGATTTCATCGGTGCTAATTTAAGGAGAGAGAATCTTTGTGGGCGTGATCTAAGAGGGGCTTTACTTATTGCGGCCGACTTGAGAGACGCGGATTTAAGTTATACTGACTTAATTGGTGCGGACATGCGAGATGCTGATATACGAGGTGCCAATCTAACCGGAAGTCTATTTCTTACTCAGGCTCAAATAAATTCAGCTAAGGGAAATAAGCATACTAAGTTGCCATCATCGTTAAATAAACCTGATCATTGGCTAATATAA
- a CDS encoding adenine deaminase C-terminal domain-containing protein, producing MVKGYLHYWTKKQIREHQAVVRGEIAPTLVIKNATYLNSYRKSWMSGNVWIYQDRIIYTGKGMPENMGGTDIFDATDKWAVPGYIEHHAHPFQLYHPLTLAKYASERGTTTLINDNMPFFFCLDKKKALTFLDDMQQTPATMLWWARYDSQTELKNGNDVFLYSHLKTWIDHPYVVQGGELTGWPRVLSGDDQMLHWMLETKNARKPIEGHLPGAGEKTLSQMVMMGVGADHESMSGEDILKRLDAGMRASLRYSSIRPDLPHILRELHEQHFCHYDHLMMTTDGAPPHFLIDGMMDRLISLAVKEGVPFIEAVNMVTLNVARHYHMEDVMGVIAPGRSANINVLSTKENALPSDVLAKGTWVRRDNKPCFPDTNIDWGNYGFSPLELSWELTRQDFHFSMPLGLKMTNNVIMTPYQIQTDLTREELPPHSDENFMMLCDRHGGWLVATLIKGFANNLYGFASSFSSSGDIILIGKSKQGLLDAFEQLKKQKGGITLIDRDKVAASITLPLGGMMSHLTIDNGLADEEVKLKNALKERGYLFEDPIYSLLFFSATHLPYVRITQKGIFDVKKKRVLFPSIMR from the coding sequence ATGGTAAAAGGATATTTACATTACTGGACTAAAAAACAGATACGTGAACATCAAGCTGTTGTGAGAGGAGAAATAGCTCCCACTCTTGTCATTAAAAATGCAACTTACTTAAATAGCTATCGAAAAAGCTGGATGAGTGGGAATGTGTGGATATACCAAGATCGCATCATTTATACTGGTAAAGGCATGCCTGAAAATATGGGAGGCACAGACATTTTTGACGCCACGGATAAATGGGCTGTTCCAGGATATATTGAACATCATGCTCATCCGTTTCAGTTATATCATCCCCTCACATTGGCCAAATATGCATCTGAAAGAGGAACAACCACACTTATCAATGACAATATGCCTTTCTTTTTCTGTTTGGACAAAAAGAAAGCGCTTACGTTTTTAGATGACATGCAGCAGACCCCTGCAACTATGCTATGGTGGGCAAGGTACGACAGCCAGACAGAATTAAAAAATGGCAATGATGTTTTTTTATACTCACATTTAAAGACTTGGATCGATCACCCTTATGTTGTGCAAGGTGGAGAATTAACAGGTTGGCCTCGTGTGCTGAGTGGAGACGATCAAATGCTTCATTGGATGCTTGAAACGAAAAACGCACGGAAACCAATTGAGGGCCATTTGCCAGGAGCCGGAGAAAAAACATTAAGTCAGATGGTGATGATGGGTGTCGGTGCGGACCATGAAAGTATGAGTGGAGAAGATATACTCAAGCGGCTAGATGCCGGAATGCGAGCTTCATTACGTTATTCATCCATTAGACCGGACTTACCTCATATCTTAAGAGAACTTCACGAACAACACTTTTGCCATTATGACCACCTTATGATGACAACAGATGGCGCCCCACCACATTTTTTAATAGATGGCATGATGGATCGCTTAATTTCATTAGCTGTAAAAGAAGGTGTTCCTTTTATTGAAGCAGTAAATATGGTGACACTAAATGTAGCAAGGCACTATCACATGGAAGATGTGATGGGGGTGATTGCTCCAGGTAGATCTGCTAATATTAATGTATTGTCCACTAAAGAGAACGCCCTTCCAAGCGATGTTTTAGCAAAAGGAACGTGGGTCCGTAGAGACAATAAGCCTTGTTTTCCTGATACAAATATTGATTGGGGAAATTATGGTTTTTCTCCCCTAGAACTAAGCTGGGAACTTACAAGGCAAGATTTTCATTTCTCAATGCCTTTAGGTTTGAAAATGACAAATAATGTGATTATGACCCCTTATCAGATTCAGACTGATTTAACGAGAGAAGAATTGCCGCCTCATTCAGATGAAAATTTTATGATGTTGTGTGACCGACATGGTGGTTGGCTAGTAGCAACGTTAATTAAAGGATTTGCCAATAATCTATATGGCTTTGCCAGTTCATTTTCATCATCAGGTGATATTATCCTTATAGGAAAAAGCAAACAAGGACTCTTGGATGCCTTCGAACAATTGAAAAAACAAAAGGGAGGTATCACGTTAATTGATCGCGATAAGGTAGCTGCTTCCATAACACTACCGCTTGGTGGGATGATGTCTCATTTGACAATCGACAATGGCTTAGCAGATGAGGAAGTTAAGCTGAAAAATGCGCTAAAAGAGAGAGGTTATCTATTTGAGGATCCCATCTATAGCCTGCTGTTTTTTTCTGCAACACACTTGCCGTATGTTAGAATCACACAAAAAGGAATCTTTGACGTTAAAAAGAAAAGGGTACTCTTTCCTTCAATTATGCGTTAA
- a CDS encoding LysM peptidoglycan-binding domain-containing protein — MTFRHEIRALNAEASQYALIIHLDGQLTEFAKELGSTPEVRQDFMVNVRQLARSKYPSLKVTIVKVMVGGMLFSSIPLFDNKTVSAATTQSVETGSIYYHVKQDDTLWLISRAYNISVDTIKRANGLKSDAIEPNQRLVLPQAFHTVQAGESLSVVARDYKITADAIRQANKLSGDNIRTGQSLIIPIIISTTVPETSPGPEKEPSATPIANGSAQQSTYTVVSGDSLSLIAKRFGITTEALRTANHLTSDSIRIGQTLTIPGQNPTSSSPQAQIIDSIYTVVSGDSLSVIAKRFGTTTVALRSANNLTSDVLQVGQRLVIPGTTSPAPPPSGSTSTTYTVVSGDSLSVIAKRFGTTTVALRNANNLTSDVLQVGQRLVIPGATSPAPPPSGSTSTTYTVVSGDSLSVIAKRFGTTTEALRSGNNLTSDVLQVGQRLVIPGTTSPAPPPSGGTGTTYTVVSGDSLSVIAKRFGTTTEALRSANNLTSDVLQVGQRLVIPGATSPTTPPSGSTGTTYTVVSGDSLSVIAKRFGTTTEALRSANNLTSDVLQVGQRLVIPGATSTPPSGSTGTTYTVVSGDSLSVIAKRFGTTTVALRSANNLTSDVLQVGQRLVIPGATSPTTPPSGSTGTTYTVVSGDSLSVIAKRFGTTTEALRSANNLTSDVLQVGQRLVIPGTTSSAPPPSGGTGTTTYTVVSGDSLSVIAKRFGTTTEALRSANNLTSDVLRIGQVLTVPNGQTTPPPTEERTTFTYRVVSGDTLSKIATRFGVTVTSIRSANHLTSDMLQVGQALTIPDGKNAPNQTGVNTITYTTHTVVSGDNIWNLSIQYGIPQTELLRTNNLTANSSLSIGQKLTIPVHHIGVKEVVSARHGEFLDWFTEAQYVFPIGKTATVTDFETGRSFKIKRTVGSGHADSETLTVTDTNIAKSIWGGFSWTPRAVIVEVDGRRLAASMDFMPHDVQFITNNGITGHFCIHFSNSIRHVDGRPNAQHQAQVERAAGLR; from the coding sequence GTGACCTTTAGACATGAGATACGAGCGTTAAACGCAGAGGCGTCACAATACGCTTTAATCATTCATTTAGACGGACAGTTAACAGAGTTTGCTAAAGAGCTTGGTAGTACACCGGAAGTAAGACAAGATTTTATGGTTAATGTGAGACAGCTAGCTAGAAGCAAATACCCTTCTTTAAAAGTAACAATTGTTAAAGTGATGGTCGGGGGGATGTTATTTTCATCCATTCCGTTATTTGATAATAAGACTGTCTCGGCAGCAACAACACAATCTGTAGAGACAGGTTCTATTTATTATCACGTAAAACAGGATGATACTCTCTGGCTTATTTCACGAGCTTATAATATATCGGTAGACACAATTAAAAGAGCCAATGGATTAAAGTCAGACGCTATTGAACCAAATCAACGTCTGGTACTTCCTCAAGCCTTCCATACTGTACAAGCTGGAGAATCTCTATCTGTAGTGGCGAGGGATTATAAGATAACAGCGGACGCTATTCGTCAAGCGAACAAGCTATCAGGTGATAACATTCGAACGGGCCAATCCTTAATTATTCCAATTATAATAAGTACTACCGTACCAGAAACATCACCTGGCCCTGAGAAAGAGCCATCAGCCACACCGATTGCAAATGGGAGTGCTCAGCAAAGTACGTATACCGTCGTGTCAGGCGATAGTTTATCACTTATCGCTAAACGTTTCGGCATAACGACAGAAGCCCTCAGGACTGCGAATCATTTAACGTCAGATTCGATTCGGATAGGACAAACGTTAACCATACCAGGACAAAATCCTACGTCGTCCTCTCCACAGGCACAAATAATTGATTCCATATACACGGTCGTATCAGGAGATAGCTTGTCAGTTATAGCGAAACGTTTCGGCACGACGACAGTAGCGTTAAGAAGTGCAAACAACTTGACGAGCGATGTGTTGCAAGTAGGTCAGCGCCTCGTGATCCCAGGAACGACGTCGCCAGCACCACCGCCAAGTGGCTCAACAAGTACGACGTACACGGTCGTATCAGGAGATAGCTTGTCAGTCATAGCGAAGCGTTTTGGAACGACGACCGTAGCGCTAAGAAATGCGAACAACTTGACGAGCGATGTGTTACAAGTAGGTCAGCGCCTCGTGATTCCAGGAGCCACGTCACCAGCACCACCGCCAAGCGGCTCAACAAGCACGACGTACACGGTCGTATCAGGAGATAGCCTATCAGTTATAGCGAAACGTTTCGGGACGACGACAGAAGCGTTAAGAAGTGGGAATAACTTGACGAGCGATGTATTGCAAGTAGGCCAGCGCCTCGTGATCCCAGGAACCACGTCGCCAGCGCCACCGCCAAGCGGAGGAACAGGGACGACGTACACGGTCGTATCAGGAGATAGTCTATCAGTCATAGCGAAGCGTTTCGGCACGACGACAGAGGCGTTGAGAAGTGCGAACAACTTGACGAGCGATGTGCTGCAAGTAGGTCAGCGTCTGGTGATTCCAGGAGCCACGTCCCCAACGACTCCCCCAAGCGGTTCGACAGGGACGACGTACACAGTCGTATCCGGGGATAGTCTGTCAGTCATAGCGAAGCGTTTCGGGACGACGACAGAGGCGTTGAGAAGTGCGAATAACTTGACGAGCGATGTGTTGCAAGTCGGGCAACGCCTGGTGATTCCAGGAGCCACGTCGACTCCCCCAAGCGGTTCAACAGGGACGACGTACACAGTCGTATCCGGGGATAGTCTATCGGTCATAGCGAAGCGTTTCGGCACGACGACAGTAGCGCTAAGAAGTGCGAACAATTTGACGAGCGATGTGCTGCAAGTAGGTCAGCGTCTGGTGATTCCAGGAGCCACGTCCCCAACGACTCCCCCAAGCGGTTCGACAGGGACGACGTACACAGTCGTATCCGGGGATAGTCTGTCGGTCATAGCGAAGCGTTTCGGCACGACGACAGAAGCGTTGAGAAGTGCGAACAACTTGACGAGTGATGTGTTGCAAGTAGGTCAGCGTCTGGTGATTCCAGGAACGACGTCGTCAGCGCCACCGCCAAGTGGAGGAACAGGGACGACGACGTACACGGTTGTATCAGGAGATAGCTTGTCAGTCATAGCGAAGCGCTTCGGCACGACGACAGAGGCGTTGAGAAGTGCGAACAATTTGACGAGCGATGTGTTGCGAATAGGTCAAGTACTAACAGTTCCTAATGGTCAAACGACTCCTCCACCAACAGAGGAAAGAACGACCTTTACGTATAGAGTTGTGTCAGGTGATACGCTATCTAAAATTGCAACACGATTTGGCGTGACAGTTACTTCCATAAGAAGTGCCAATCATTTAACAAGTGACATGCTTCAAGTCGGACAAGCACTCACGATACCAGATGGTAAAAATGCCCCGAACCAAACGGGAGTAAATACGATCACTTACACGACACATACGGTTGTGTCGGGAGATAATATTTGGAATTTAAGTATTCAATATGGCATTCCCCAAACAGAATTACTGAGAACCAACAATTTAACGGCGAATAGCTCCCTTTCAATCGGACAAAAATTAACTATCCCTGTTCATCATATAGGGGTTAAAGAAGTTGTCAGTGCACGCCATGGAGAATTTCTCGATTGGTTCACTGAAGCTCAATATGTGTTTCCCATTGGAAAAACAGCAACTGTAACAGATTTTGAAACCGGCCGAAGCTTTAAAATAAAACGAACAGTGGGATCTGGCCATGCAGACAGTGAGACGTTAACGGTCACAGATACAAATATTGCAAAATCTATTTGGGGAGGATTTTCTTGGACCCCGAGAGCCGTTATCGTAGAAGTAGACGGAAGGAGACTTGCGGCTAGTATGGACTTCATGCCTCACGATGTCCAATTTATTACGAACAACGGCATAACCGGTCACTTTTGTATTCATTTCTCTAACAGTATCCGCCATGTGGATGGTAGACCAAATGCGCAACACCAAGCACAAGTGGAACGGGCAGCAGGACTGCGGTAA
- a CDS encoding ECF transporter S component — MMKQWKLKEIVLMSIFGVVFAVIYLLFYFFGQGLRNFLTPFGLAPFGYEIIFGIWFIVSIIAAYVIRKPGAAFWSELIAGTVQVLIGSPAGPRLIISAAIQGIGAEIVFLATRYRNFSLHILVLAGMSAAVFSYAWGWFSSGLAALTPGLIVATLAVRILSGALLAGVLGKYISDQLAQTGVLRGYALGKERQEKREKSAS, encoded by the coding sequence ATGATGAAGCAATGGAAGTTGAAAGAAATCGTATTAATGTCGATCTTTGGCGTTGTTTTCGCTGTCATTTATCTTCTGTTTTATTTTTTCGGGCAAGGGTTGCGAAACTTTTTAACCCCTTTTGGTCTCGCGCCATTTGGCTACGAAATCATTTTTGGCATTTGGTTTATCGTGTCGATCATCGCAGCATATGTCATTCGTAAACCAGGAGCCGCCTTTTGGTCAGAATTAATTGCAGGAACTGTGCAAGTATTAATCGGAAGTCCAGCTGGTCCGAGATTAATTATATCTGCAGCGATTCAAGGGATTGGAGCAGAGATCGTATTCCTCGCTACGCGTTATCGTAACTTCTCGCTTCATATTCTTGTGCTTGCAGGGATGTCTGCAGCAGTATTTAGTTATGCATGGGGATGGTTTTCTTCCGGATTAGCCGCACTTACTCCGGGTCTCATAGTAGCGACACTGGCTGTAAGAATATTAAGTGGAGCGCTACTCGCTGGTGTTCTTGGGAAATATATCAGTGATCAATTGGCACAAACCGGGGTTTTACGAGGATATGCGTTAGGAAAGGAGCGTCAGGAAAAACGTGAAAAATCAGCATCCTGA
- a CDS encoding AbgT family transporter — protein sequence MEKKRKGLFQKFLDIVETTGNKLPHPVTLFAILAVVVIILSGIISSFGISVEHPGEEGTIVEVTNLMSTEGLQYVFSSMVDNFIGFAPLGVVLATMLGIGLAERTGLISACLRGFVLSIPRVLITAGLVFAGIMSSVASDAGYVVLPPLGAVIFAAIGRHPLAGLAAAFAGVSAGFSANLFLSATDPMLGELTISAAAIIDPAYAEGMNIAMNYYFIIVSVFLLTIVGAWVTERLVEPRLGDYKGDYREKLTGLDATEKKGLIWAGIAFLIGAILFALTIVPANGPLRAEDGGIVQSPFMSSLVPIIMIMFFIPGLVYGLVTRNIKNDKDVANQLSDTMASMGMFIVLAFTAGQFVAYFAETNMGLVLGVYGAEALEAANLTGIPLILGFILVAGFINLFIGSASAKWAMMAPVFVPIMMQLGYSPELTQMAYRVADSTTNIISPLMTYYALIIAFAQKYDKKLGIGTLISVMFPYTVLFTIAWTVMLILWMYLGIDLGPGSPITY from the coding sequence TTGGAGAAAAAACGTAAAGGGTTATTTCAAAAGTTCCTTGATATAGTTGAAACAACGGGGAATAAACTTCCTCATCCGGTCACATTATTTGCTATTTTAGCTGTAGTTGTGATCATCCTATCAGGTATTATTTCAAGTTTTGGGATCAGTGTAGAGCATCCAGGCGAAGAAGGTACAATTGTCGAAGTCACCAACTTAATGAGCACTGAAGGCTTGCAATATGTGTTCTCAAGTATGGTCGATAACTTCATTGGATTTGCACCACTCGGGGTTGTTTTAGCTACGATGTTAGGGATCGGACTAGCTGAGCGAACGGGATTAATTAGTGCGTGTTTACGTGGGTTTGTTCTTTCCATACCTCGCGTGTTAATCACGGCAGGGCTTGTCTTTGCAGGTATTATGTCAAGTGTGGCTTCTGATGCTGGTTATGTTGTGTTGCCCCCACTAGGCGCTGTCATTTTTGCAGCAATCGGTCGGCACCCGTTAGCAGGACTGGCTGCTGCGTTCGCTGGTGTATCAGCCGGGTTCAGTGCCAACTTGTTCCTCTCAGCTACAGACCCCATGCTTGGTGAATTAACCATATCTGCAGCTGCTATTATTGATCCAGCATACGCAGAAGGCATGAACATTGCCATGAACTATTACTTTATCATCGTGTCAGTATTTTTATTAACTATAGTAGGAGCATGGGTGACAGAGCGCCTCGTCGAACCTCGACTAGGCGACTATAAAGGGGATTATCGTGAAAAGCTTACAGGATTGGATGCTACTGAGAAAAAAGGCCTCATTTGGGCCGGCATTGCTTTTCTAATCGGTGCCATTTTATTCGCATTAACGATTGTCCCGGCAAATGGGCCACTACGCGCTGAAGATGGCGGGATTGTTCAATCACCATTTATGAGTTCACTCGTTCCGATCATTATGATCATGTTTTTTATCCCAGGACTTGTCTATGGTCTTGTCACACGTAACATTAAAAATGATAAGGATGTGGCCAATCAATTATCAGATACGATGGCTTCCATGGGGATGTTTATCGTGCTTGCATTTACCGCAGGTCAGTTTGTGGCCTATTTTGCCGAAACAAACATGGGACTTGTCCTCGGTGTCTATGGGGCTGAAGCACTTGAAGCTGCTAATTTAACAGGGATTCCACTAATACTCGGTTTTATTCTCGTGGCAGGGTTCATTAACTTATTTATCGGAAGTGCTTCAGCGAAATGGGCGATGATGGCGCCTGTGTTTGTGCCAATTATGATGCAGCTCGGTTACTCACCGGAATTGACACAAATGGCTTATCGCGTCGCTGACTCAACGACGAATATTATCTCACCATTAATGACATATTATGCCCTTATTATTGCTTTTGCCCAGAAATATGATAAAAAACTAGGGATTGGAACGCTCATATCGGTTATGTTCCCTTATACGGTCCTCTTTACAATCGCTTGGACAGTGATGTTAATTCTTTGGATGTACCTCGGTATTGATCTAGGACCAGGTTCACCTATTACGTACTAA
- a CDS encoding ABC transporter ATP-binding protein: MKNQHPDDRHPIIRVEDLVFAYEKNHEKPLIDHVSFTLEEGELTLLMGASGSGKSTLALSLNGLYPEVVEGFQQGSIFFRGLPLESYEKGVVNKHIGIVFQDPESQFCMVTVENELAFTMENCSIPRSEMKKRMDDVLKITGLTNMKKRAIHELSGGQKQKVALASVLLLEPDVLILDEPTANLDPVSSLEFIELVAELQRKTRLTVVVIEHQLDDWLPFAHRILALGKNGRLFADGKPKDVLTEEADQFKSEGIYLPCEKASVQSPVANDPYDSHEAILQIENLTFNRKEKKILTELSVSLRKGEFIAIVGENGAGKSTLLQVMAGLLSPKQGKVIFLGKALDEWTEGDLRRAMGFVFQNPEHQFITDTVADELAFGMRLNDQNPSDIENKVAELLHHFQLENHRWHNPFSLSGGQKRRLSVATMLDETPELLLFDEPTFGQDAHTTTELMKIILDLKANGTTIVFVTHDMNLVDMYSERVIVLDEGRLAFQGIPAELWSDHELVYRARLRLPHRLQKQVKAGEVI, from the coding sequence GTGAAAAATCAGCATCCTGATGACCGTCATCCGATCATTCGTGTGGAAGATCTCGTATTTGCTTATGAAAAAAATCACGAGAAGCCTCTTATTGATCACGTTAGTTTCACTCTTGAAGAAGGTGAGCTGACTCTTTTAATGGGGGCGAGTGGATCTGGAAAAAGTACACTAGCTCTTAGTTTAAATGGCCTGTATCCAGAAGTGGTAGAAGGTTTTCAACAAGGCAGCATTTTTTTTCGAGGTCTCCCTTTGGAAAGCTATGAAAAAGGGGTAGTAAACAAGCATATCGGCATTGTGTTTCAAGATCCAGAAAGTCAGTTTTGTATGGTGACGGTTGAGAATGAACTAGCTTTCACCATGGAAAACTGTTCAATTCCGAGAAGTGAGATGAAAAAACGTATGGACGATGTGCTGAAGATAACGGGTTTAACTAACATGAAAAAGCGTGCCATTCATGAATTGTCTGGTGGTCAAAAGCAAAAAGTTGCCTTAGCTTCTGTCTTATTATTGGAACCGGACGTCCTTATTCTTGATGAACCGACAGCCAATTTGGACCCAGTTTCCAGCCTAGAATTTATTGAGCTCGTAGCAGAACTTCAACGGAAAACACGTTTAACGGTTGTGGTCATTGAGCATCAATTAGATGATTGGCTTCCTTTCGCACACCGTATTCTTGCTTTAGGGAAAAATGGGCGTCTCTTTGCAGATGGAAAACCTAAAGACGTGCTAACGGAGGAAGCCGACCAATTTAAATCTGAAGGTATTTATTTACCGTGCGAAAAAGCAAGCGTTCAAAGTCCAGTTGCTAATGATCCCTATGACAGCCATGAGGCGATATTGCAGATAGAAAACTTAACGTTTAATCGAAAAGAAAAAAAGATATTAACAGAGTTGAGCGTATCACTACGGAAAGGTGAGTTTATCGCGATTGTTGGAGAGAACGGGGCAGGAAAATCGACACTTCTTCAAGTGATGGCAGGATTACTATCTCCTAAACAAGGGAAGGTCATTTTTCTTGGTAAAGCGCTTGATGAATGGACTGAAGGCGATTTGCGTCGGGCCATGGGATTTGTTTTTCAGAATCCCGAGCATCAATTTATTACCGATACTGTAGCTGATGAATTGGCATTTGGGATGAGGCTTAACGATCAGAATCCCTCTGATATTGAAAATAAAGTGGCAGAACTTCTTCATCATTTTCAGCTAGAAAATCATCGATGGCACAATCCTTTTTCCTTGAGTGGCGGTCAAAAAAGGCGTTTAAGTGTGGCTACGATGCTTGATGAGACACCTGAGCTGTTGTTATTTGATGAACCGACATTCGGTCAAGATGCCCATACAACCACTGAATTAATGAAAATTATCCTCGATTTGAAAGCAAACGGAACGACGATTGTTTTTGTGACACATGATATGAATCTAGTGGATATGTATAGTGAGCGGGTTATCGTATTGGATGAGGGACGGCTAGCGTTTCAAGGGATACCAGCAGAGCTATGGTCAGATCACGAGCTCGTCTATCGCGCACGGCTGCGGCTTCCGCATCGTTTGCAAAAGCAAGTGAAAGCAGGGGAAGTCATATGA
- a CDS encoding energy-coupling factor transporter transmembrane component T family protein produces MISSVNPAIKMTAILIPGVLLSFSFDIFTPLAYLLFIITVTFLFSDIPLKKWLLVFSPFVFLALGFAWMTVLYTSDGFSDGALLFEFLWFEVTTGGVMVGISLALRSLCFVALSLLFVLTTDSTAFMLSLMQQFKLPPKLTYGILAGYRFLPTFKHEFEVLKQAHRIRGVGRAKGIKGRINQFRRYAIPLMANAIRKAERVAIAMESKGFTGSTDRTHYHYMTVGKKDWIFFGGIVGVFFLVIFVSYSLGYLNIFGHQFG; encoded by the coding sequence ATGATTTCATCGGTAAATCCAGCGATTAAAATGACGGCAATTCTCATTCCTGGTGTCCTGCTGAGTTTTAGTTTTGATATTTTCACTCCGCTTGCTTACTTACTATTTATTATCACGGTTACGTTTTTATTTAGTGATATTCCGTTAAAAAAATGGCTGCTTGTGTTTTCTCCATTTGTTTTTCTGGCGTTAGGGTTTGCTTGGATGACGGTGCTATATACGAGTGATGGGTTCAGTGATGGTGCCTTATTATTTGAATTTTTATGGTTTGAAGTAACGACAGGAGGTGTCATGGTTGGGATCAGCCTTGCACTTCGTTCCCTTTGCTTTGTTGCTTTATCATTATTGTTTGTTCTAACGACAGATTCTACCGCATTTATGCTTAGTTTGATGCAACAATTCAAGTTGCCGCCTAAGCTGACGTATGGCATACTTGCCGGCTATCGTTTTTTGCCCACCTTTAAACATGAATTTGAAGTGTTAAAACAAGCGCACCGCATCCGTGGTGTGGGAAGAGCTAAAGGGATTAAGGGACGTATTAATCAATTTCGTCGCTATGCCATTCCGTTGATGGCCAATGCCATTCGCAAAGCTGAACGGGTTGCGATTGCGATGGAATCGAAAGGCTTTACTGGCTCGACTGATAGGACGCATTATCATTATATGACAGTAGGAAAAAAGGATTGGATATTTTTTGGCGGCATTGTAGGCGTCTTCTTTCTCGTCATTTTCGTCTCCTATTCTCTCGGCTATTTAAATATTTTTGGTCATCAATTTGGTTAA